Proteins from a genomic interval of Criblamydia sequanensis CRIB-18:
- a CDS encoding Na+/H+ antiporter subunit E yields MKPIQYLILNILLAVLWIILNGEADIFHFLFGFGIGFLILWTFQHLLNSSKYVKMARGFVRFIFIFSLIFIKSNLNMAKIILFYYKNKINPSFISYPIQELTHFEALLLSQLITLTPGSVSVNLEKSTLLVHIIDLKEPEGVYKNIDEIKFLILGFTR; encoded by the coding sequence ATGAAACCTATTCAATATTTAATCCTTAATATCCTATTGGCTGTGCTTTGGATTATTTTGAATGGCGAAGCCGATATTTTTCACTTTCTTTTCGGTTTTGGTATTGGTTTTCTGATTTTGTGGACCTTTCAACATTTATTGAACTCCTCAAAATATGTTAAAATGGCCAGAGGTTTTGTAAGATTTATTTTTATTTTTTCTCTGATATTTATAAAATCTAATTTAAACATGGCTAAAATCATTCTATTTTACTACAAAAATAAGATTAACCCCTCTTTTATCTCTTATCCCATCCAAGAACTGACTCACTTTGAAGCTCTTTTGCTTAGTCAATTAATTACTCTAACACCGGGCTCAGTCAGTGTTAATTTAGAAAAGTCCACCCTACTCGTTCATATCATAGATCTAAAGGAACCCGAGGGGGTATATAAAAATATCGATGAAATCAAGTTCTTAAT
- a CDS encoding complex I subunit 5 family protein, with protein MISVTLPIILPLLFAVASGFCRKDHWRTTLKITGSALHTMVSAFLLWSCLQGEIQVTVIGNWLPPYGIVLVTDLFSSLFLFTISLIFLATNIYGIVEGGTETHILRIPLIFILQAGISLSLLTADFFNLFVSFEMMLFASYALVALELSEKNLKWAFSYLLINLIGTLGFLCAAAMIYGYTGHLNMAALSELLKDQNNDPLLLGWGYLLLGVFGLKAAIFPLYFWLPRTYSLLPASLAALFAGSLTKVGIYVLIRVFVVLLPSPLGNLNTILLVLSTFTMLLGVLGAVSCTTIRGILSYHIISQIGYMILGLSLYTPLAIASALLFIIHNIWVKVSLFLIGGVAAQASGTDDLKKMGNLSLVMPWLAASFLIQAFSLAGLPPLSGFWGKYLLVLETIKMENYFTAAIALLTSWLTLFSMVKIWIGAFWKNSPSEKSSIKEIKLKENYVSVGMLVFASLIIGLCIEPIYNTAVLAADQIFQKEPYILAVIKASGKGLP; from the coding sequence ATGATTAGCGTAACCCTTCCTATTATACTCCCTTTGCTTTTTGCAGTAGCATCCGGATTCTGCCGCAAGGATCATTGGCGTACTACCCTAAAGATAACCGGTTCTGCTTTGCACACCATGGTTTCAGCTTTTTTATTGTGGAGCTGTCTTCAAGGAGAAATACAAGTTACTGTAATCGGAAACTGGCTTCCGCCCTATGGAATCGTATTGGTGACAGACCTGTTTTCTTCTCTTTTTTTATTTACTATTTCATTGATCTTTTTAGCGACGAATATATACGGAATAGTTGAGGGGGGCACGGAGACCCATATCCTTCGCATACCTCTTATCTTTATTTTGCAAGCAGGTATTTCATTGAGCCTGCTGACAGCAGATTTTTTTAATTTATTCGTTTCTTTTGAAATGATGCTCTTTGCTTCCTACGCCCTTGTGGCTTTGGAACTTTCTGAAAAGAATTTAAAATGGGCTTTTTCTTACCTCCTTATCAACTTGATAGGCACTTTAGGGTTTTTATGTGCTGCAGCCATGATTTATGGATATACAGGCCATTTAAATATGGCCGCTTTATCAGAGCTATTAAAGGATCAGAATAATGACCCTCTTCTCCTAGGATGGGGGTATTTACTTCTCGGAGTATTTGGGTTAAAAGCCGCTATCTTTCCTCTATACTTTTGGCTTCCAAGGACCTATTCCCTTTTACCCGCTTCCTTGGCCGCACTGTTTGCAGGGTCTTTAACTAAAGTTGGAATATATGTCTTAATACGAGTGTTTGTCGTTCTCTTACCCTCCCCTTTAGGTAATTTAAATACCATTTTGCTTGTTCTTTCAACTTTCACCATGCTTTTAGGAGTTTTAGGGGCCGTTTCTTGTACGACTATTCGAGGGATTCTCTCCTACCATATCATCAGCCAAATCGGGTATATGATTTTAGGGCTGAGCCTTTATACCCCTCTAGCCATAGCGTCTGCGCTTTTGTTTATTATCCATAATATTTGGGTAAAGGTCTCCTTATTCCTTATAGGGGGTGTCGCCGCGCAAGCTTCAGGAACGGACGATTTGAAAAAAATGGGAAACTTATCGTTAGTTATGCCTTGGCTTGCAGCAAGTTTTTTAATCCAAGCTTTTTCTTTAGCGGGATTACCACCTTTAAGCGGTTTTTGGGGGAAATATTTATTGGTTTTAGAAACCATTAAGATGGAAAATTATTTTACTGCGGCTATTGCTCTTTTGACAAGCTGGCTTACTCTTTTCAGCATGGTAAAAATTTGGATAGGAGCCTTTTGGAAAAATTCGCCGAGCGAAAAGAGTTCAATAAAAGAAATAAAACTTAAGGAAAACTATGTATCTGTCGGCATGCTTGTATTCGCAAGCCTAATAATCGGGCTTTGCATAGAGCCTATTTATAATACAGCGGTCTTAGCAGCTGACCAGATTTTTCAAAAGGAGCCATACATCCTGGCTGTTATTAAAGCGTCAGGAAAAGGATTGCCATGA
- a CDS encoding sodium:proton antiporter, giving the protein MELDALILVFILFSVSSYLIMQARLTDFIFGFALLSNGINLMILFTSENPQGKTVPIIIEGVEKNLVDPLPQALILTSIVIGFGLIAFMIVLAFRLVGYFGTLDTNTYMKINHDD; this is encoded by the coding sequence ATGGAGTTAGATGCTTTAATTCTTGTTTTTATTCTTTTTAGCGTCTCCTCATATTTAATTATGCAAGCACGCCTGACAGATTTCATTTTTGGTTTTGCTCTCTTATCAAATGGCATAAATTTAATGATTTTATTCACTTCTGAAAATCCGCAAGGAAAGACGGTCCCGATAATAATAGAAGGGGTTGAAAAAAACTTAGTTGACCCATTACCTCAAGCCCTTATTTTAACTTCTATCGTGATTGGATTTGGCTTGATCGCTTTTATGATCGTTTTAGCTTTTCGCCTAGTTGGTTATTTCGGTACTCTCGATACAAACACTTATATGAAGATAAATCACGATGATTAG